tcaaataaaaatgttgttgaattgtttttcgacacgtattttattctaaaaattaaaagaaaaaaatatatacaaacacagaaaaaagaCCGAAGATCttttactttaaaaactctatactaaatttttcaacaatGGGTAAATTGCAATAtcattcactttaaaaaaattttgttttttatttttaagtttactttttataagCTACAAATAagcatattttcagaaaaattcacgaagatatccaaaatattttatgagcAACTCATTCATTGTAGAAATActcacgcaaaaaaaaaaaaaattctaccacTTATgaaacacacatatgtacagtgAGCATCGAACCCGGGACTTGCCGCGTGGTACTCACGCACTAATCCGGGCATGCGTCACAAAATATCGAACATTCATTACtcagcatttaaattttatctatatatctatatatataaaaagaagttacatttccttggtaatcttataactcaagaaccgccgaaccgattaacacaaaaatttcagagttcCTTTATATCTTTGAGGaagtggtttgtgtgaagtttgattgaaatcggtgtaGCCGTTcgtgacattttatgtgagtaatggtttcctctcatacgaaatgcctgtaaaaACTATTGATTACAGCATGCATGCCTACATTGGCCAAATGAATATAGAATGTATACATTGCAGAGCATATAAATTCAGAAACGAAACGCCTGGTATGTGCTCTGCTGGTGGGAAAGTCAAATTGCCGGTGCTAGAACTTTCGCCAGAACCTTTGCATTCATTGGTTTTTGGCAATTCACCAACGCCGAAGCATTTCctcttaaacattaaaaaatacaatttatgctttcaaatgacatcttttggagctacaaatattataagagaTGGATTTATGCCGACGTTTAAAGTTATTACTTTGTTTGGAATaaacaatataatatttaatttatgtgccgTCCCTGTGttcgatgtttttaaaaattcagatccGTTATCTACATAGATTTCTCGAACCTTAGAGATTCAAGGTCAAATATACCATAGAGCTGGGTCTTTGCTACCATTCCCAGATGGTGaccatcaatttttgcaaatataatttattggtgatgagaatcgtgaattagatcagcgctgtgcaatttcgacgaatacgagaagatcaatcgtgaatgaattgcaaacaatgttccatcaatacaatgaattggtgaaattgttcaaagtggCACTCTATCTGATGGccacaaaatcataataaaagccCATAAAACACCAATTGGGGATCACGCTAGACGATTCAATGTACCAACGATTGATGAAGTAGCCATTGTTGTGGTTGGTGAACAGTCAACTGTACGTTGCATGTTCGAGAGTTGGAGcgccaaaaaatttgtttatttatgcaccacaaaataaaacaaaaaatgttgtgtatacaattgtattaaattaaacgttgcttttctttttccgaaataaaaataaaaattatttcattttatttttatttatttattttttatcgaatTACAAGTCATTTTGGAcgggaatataataaaaaattgaatactccacgaggaactggaaaaacatttttaactttatttattttagcataatttatttagaaccagaaatggaaattaaaggatcaaagtttaattacaagtttttatcggctctttcaccttacctgtatataggtgaccaccacaatcaaatttaaaaaaagtacagaaaaggctattgtgacatctttagaaagtatgttgaatgaaaaaaatcaactaattcaactgtttaaacattttacgagttctataaagaaaacttaatatgaaacaTTTCttgcgatttaaaaaaaacattttatgtatggtggtgcgaagcccactgggtaatgctagttattttataaaaaccatacCTACTCAAATGTAATAAAGCAAAATTCAtgagccaccctgtattactaTCTAATATTAATACGAGTAGTTGATAAAACAAAGTTTGATATGGTCGTACAGATCAAATAAacattaatcaaaaaaaaaaaatcaaagggttaaagaaattgttgaaaaatagaCTTATCTTTTATCGACGGAATTACCTTTGAAATAAATCAAACACTTTGCAAACTTGCGGCTGCCTCACTTATAAAAGATCAGCAAAATCGTTTAGAAAGTAGAAGTTAATCAAACATGAAAGTGACAATAACGTTGTGCTCAGCATTTTTAATGCTGCTCTGTGTGAGCGTAAGTCGAATTAAAACTACTTCATaatcaaattttgaataattgagtttttgaaaacaaaaaaaaaaaaaaaaattagctacagTGTCTAAAAAGTATAATTCCTATTCAGGTATCCGCTGATAGATCGCATGAACGCCCAGGTTTAGTCATCAACGAATCGGGCCTCTCTATACATGGCTTCAGACCAGAAGGGTCCTCAGAGGAAGCTTCTGAAGCACATGGACACAGACCAACTAAACCAGAAAGGCCCCCAAAGAAAACTTCTGAAGCACCCGGACACAGACCAACTAAACCAGAAGGGCCCACAGAGGATACTTCTGAAGCACCTGAATACAGACCAACTCAACCAGAAGGACCCACAGAGGAAACTTCTGAAGCACCTGAACACAGACCAACTAAACCAGAAGGTCCTCCAAAGAAAACTTCTAAAGCACCTGGACACAGACCAACGCCTCCTAAGCCAGAAAGGCCCACAGAGGAAACTACTCCCCAACCAGAATCAACAACTGTTGAACCTTAGAAGATTCCACAGATGAAGATTCTGCCAGGGAGTAAAATTCTGGCAATGCTACAAAAATTGCAAAGGTTAATGttgtaaataaaagtatttgtttttcatatgtttcttgaaaattttgcaGTTAAATAAATACCTACTATTAATTCAACCgcttataaaaagtaaatttctaaaatttgatCAAGTAGGGATAGtgaaatgtgtacatatgtatgttgaaaTCTTCCGGATTTATAATGAATAAAAAGgttgtaaatataaatttatttgagtGTCTTCTATGTATTATAAAGTGAGTGGGATAATGAAAAGTTCATCAGagattgataagttttgactatatttctgtttcaaattaattttaataatttgtttttataaaattagaacAACCACATGAACTTAAGATTCGAACTTGGTGCAAAATTTGTAAGCTTTCATCCAATTCCCATCAAAG
The sequence above is drawn from the Anastrepha obliqua isolate idAnaObli1 chromosome 4, idAnaObli1_1.0, whole genome shotgun sequence genome and encodes:
- the LOC129244125 gene encoding basic salivary proline-rich protein 4-like, with protein sequence MKVTITLCSAFLMLLCVSVSADRSHERPGLVINESGLSIHGFRPEGSSEEASEAHGHRPTKPERPPKKTSEAPGHRPTKPEGPTEDTSEAPEYRPTQPEGPTEETSEAPEHRPTKPEGPPKKTSKAPGHRPTPPKPERPTEETTPQPESTTVEP